In Lonchura striata isolate bLonStr1 chromosome 32, bLonStr1.mat, whole genome shotgun sequence, a single window of DNA contains:
- the C32H2orf68 gene encoding UPF0561 protein C2orf68 homolog — protein MEAAAAAAAPGWRCRPGGRLDMSHGFVRHIRRNQLARDAYERAVRQARGRARTRLTPGPARPRRPDQPVYRPQRGGGPGADASAGPPPAGGGAPPEPARGPRLFCLEYEGDDGRVTAVIVHQGDSAEEVTRRVCARSPLEPPLRRALCQRVQDELSKRRGTG, from the exons atggaggcggcggcggcggcggcggcaccgggctGGCGCTGCCGGCCCGGGGGacggctggacatgagccacgGCTTCGTGCGGCACATCCGCCGCAACCAGCTCGCCAG GGACGCGTACGAGCGCGCGGTGCGGCAGGCGCGGGGCCGAGCGAGGACGCGGCTGaccccgggcccggcgcggccccggcggcccgACCAGCCGGTGTACCGGCCCCAGCGGGGCG GCGGGCCCGGGGCCGATGCCAGCGCGGGGCCGCcccccgcgggcggcggggcccccCCGGAGCCGGCCCGGGGACCGCGGCTCTTCTGCCTCGAGTACGAGGGGGACGACGGGCGGGTCACGGCCGTGATCGTGCACCAG GGGGACAGCGCTGAGGAGGTGACCCGCCGGGTGTGCGCCCGGAGCCCGCTGGAGCCGCCGCTGCGCCGGGCCCTGTGCCAGCGCGTGCAGGACGAGCTCAGCAAGCGCCGGGGCACCGGGTGA
- the MRPS24 gene encoding small ribosomal subunit protein uS3m, whose amino-acid sequence MAAAARALRVLPRALRVPSATRQLHSSPVCLKARAARVRAGRGDKAVTYEQAHAPHHIGHRKGWLSLHTGNLCGEAGAAQRAIEDAFLRRFLAGTFPGLLADELVLKRRGNLLVVCALLGRALPPHKLYFLLGYAETLLGNFYKCPVRLELQTVPARVPYKYL is encoded by the exons atggcggcggccgcGCGCGCGCTGCGG GTCCTCCCCCGCGCCCTCCGTGTCCCCAGCGCCACCCGGCAGCTCCACAGCAGCCCCGTGTGCCTCAAG GCACGGGCGGCGCGGGTGCGCGCAGGCAGGGGAGACAAGGCGGTGACGTACGAGCAGGCGCACGCACCCCATCACATCGGGCACCGCAAGGGCTGGCTGTCCCTGCACACCG ggaaCCTGTGTGGCGAGGCGGGCGCGGCGCAGCGGGCGATCGAGGACGCGTTCCTGCGGCGGTTCCTGGCCGGGACCTTCCCGGGGCTCCTGGCGGATGAGCTGGTGCTGAAGCGCCGCGGGAACCTGCTGGTGGTGTGTGCCCTGCTGGGCCGGGCACTGCCACCCCACAAGCTCTACTTCCTGCTGGGCTACGCCGAGACCCTGCTGGGCAACTTCTACAAGTGCCCCGTGCGCCTGGAGCTGCAGACCGTGCCCGCCCGCGTGCCCTACAAGTACCTCTAG